From Brassica oleracea var. oleracea cultivar TO1000 chromosome C3, BOL, whole genome shotgun sequence, a single genomic window includes:
- the LOC106330735 gene encoding uncharacterized protein LOC106330735: MGAENIQVFDDSQLIINQVQGEYQANEDSMIQYLAVVQRLIKKFKSCKLTQIPREQNSQADALANLGYPGGTLSEEVSVVEEGKTWMTPLIRYLEADILPEDRSEARKIKKQATRYCISQKIAVPEIFLRPVPEVCHTPRSR; encoded by the exons ATGGGGGCAGAGAACATCCAGGTCTTCGACGACTCCCAGCTGATAATCAACCAGGTACAGGGGGAATACCAAGCAAATGAAGACAGCATGATCCAGTATCTGGCGGTCGTTCAGCGACTAATCAAGAAGTTCAAGAGCTGCAAGCTCACTCAAATCCCCCGGGAACAGAATTCACAAGCCGACGCCCTGGCTAATCTAGG CTACCCTGGAGGAACCCTGTCAGAGGAGGTCTCTGTCGTCGAAGAAGGCAAAACATGGATGACCCCCTTAATCCGGTACCTGGAGGCCGACATCCTCCCGGAAGACCGCAGCGAGGCCAGAAAGATCAAGAAGCAAGCCACGAGGTACTGTATCTCCCAGAAGATAGCTGTACCGGAGATCTTTCTCCGGCCCGTACCTGAGGTGTGTCACACCCCGAGAAGCCGCTAG